One region of Gammaproteobacteria bacterium genomic DNA includes:
- the clpA gene encoding ATP-dependent Clp protease ATP-binding subunit ClpA yields the protein MISKELEFSLNLAFKEAREKRHEFVTVEHLLLALLDNPAAASVLRACGADMSQLKQDLTVFVDETTPHLVHDDERETQPTLGFQRVLQRAVFQVQSSGKKEVTGANVLVAIFSEQESQAVYFLNKQNVTRLDVVNYISHGISKVHGDEEDQSVSPASEEDSGGEGSTAKSPLESYATNLNELAKKGEIDPLIGRKEEVERTVQVLCRRRKNNPLYVGEAGVGKTAIAEGLAKKIVDKEVPEVLQDATVYSLDLGALLAGTKYRGDFEKRLKALLSQLKKEKGAVLFIDEIHTIIGAGSASGGVMDASNLIKPMLASGQLKCIGSTTYQEYRGIFEKDRALARRFQKIDVVEPTVDETVQILNGLKSRFEEHHGVRYTKQALQTAAELADRYITDRQLPDKAIDVIDEAGAIQRLMPVSKRKKVIGVGDIEHIVSKIARIPPKSVSRSDTELLRHLERNLKMVVFGQDEAIDQLATAIKLARSGLGAEQKPIGSFLFSGPTGVGKTEVTRQLASALGIELIRFDMSEYMERHTVSRLIGAPPGYVGFDQGGLLTEAINKSPHAVLLLDEIEKAHPDVFNLLLQVMDHGTLTDTNGRKTDFRNVIIVMTSNVGAELISRSSIGFSEQDHSTDGTEAIKRTFTPEFRNRLDGIIAFKPLMPDTIASVVSKLLVELEVQLESRNVTIEVDDEARVWLAEHGYDKMMGARPMARLIKENIKKPLANELLFGILADGGLVKVTATDEKIELEYEPRKKAASEKA from the coding sequence ATGATCAGTAAAGAGCTTGAATTTTCCTTAAACCTGGCGTTTAAAGAGGCACGCGAAAAGCGTCACGAATTCGTGACGGTTGAGCATCTCTTATTGGCTTTGTTGGACAATCCAGCCGCAGCCTCTGTATTAAGAGCCTGTGGCGCAGATATGTCTCAGCTTAAGCAGGATTTGACCGTGTTCGTGGATGAGACAACACCACATCTGGTACACGATGATGAACGTGAGACACAGCCTACGCTTGGCTTTCAACGCGTATTACAACGCGCGGTGTTTCAGGTTCAGTCTTCCGGCAAGAAAGAAGTGACCGGCGCAAATGTGCTTGTCGCTATTTTCAGTGAGCAGGAATCTCAGGCAGTTTACTTTCTGAATAAGCAAAACGTCACAAGACTTGATGTAGTCAACTATATCTCCCACGGGATCTCAAAGGTCCATGGTGATGAAGAGGACCAGAGCGTTTCCCCTGCGTCTGAAGAAGATAGTGGCGGTGAGGGCAGCACTGCGAAATCACCGCTTGAGAGTTATGCAACGAATTTGAATGAGCTCGCCAAGAAAGGTGAGATCGATCCTCTGATCGGTAGAAAAGAGGAAGTTGAGCGCACGGTACAGGTGTTGTGTCGTCGTCGCAAGAACAATCCACTGTATGTGGGTGAGGCCGGTGTCGGCAAGACAGCCATTGCAGAAGGCTTGGCAAAGAAGATCGTCGACAAGGAAGTGCCTGAGGTGCTTCAGGACGCCACGGTCTACTCGCTCGACCTTGGAGCCTTACTTGCTGGCACAAAGTATCGTGGTGACTTCGAGAAGCGCTTAAAGGCTTTATTGAGTCAGCTCAAGAAAGAAAAAGGCGCGGTCTTGTTCATCGATGAGATCCATACCATTATCGGTGCCGGTTCTGCTTCCGGGGGCGTAATGGATGCATCTAACCTGATTAAGCCTATGCTTGCTTCAGGTCAATTGAAGTGTATCGGTAGTACAACATATCAGGAGTACCGCGGTATTTTTGAAAAAGACCGTGCACTGGCACGCCGCTTTCAGAAAATTGATGTGGTTGAACCGACGGTAGATGAAACCGTGCAGATTCTTAATGGTTTGAAGTCGCGTTTCGAAGAACATCATGGTGTTCGTTACACCAAGCAGGCATTGCAGACGGCTGCGGAACTGGCAGACCGTTATATCACTGACCGCCAACTGCCGGACAAGGCAATTGATGTAATCGATGAGGCGGGTGCAATACAGCGTTTAATGCCTGTATCCAAGCGCAAGAAGGTCATCGGTGTTGGTGATATTGAGCACATAGTTTCCAAGATTGCACGGATTCCGCCCAAGAGTGTTTCCCGTTCTGATACTGAGCTGTTGCGTCATCTTGAGCGCAATCTGAAAATGGTGGTGTTCGGACAGGATGAGGCAATAGATCAGTTGGCAACAGCGATCAAACTGGCCCGTTCCGGCTTAGGTGCAGAACAAAAACCAATAGGTTCTTTCCTTTTCTCAGGTCCAACAGGGGTAGGTAAGACTGAAGTCACGCGCCAACTGGCTTCTGCACTGGGTATCGAACTTATTCGTTTCGATATGTCGGAATACATGGAACGCCATACGGTATCTCGACTCATCGGCGCGCCTCCCGGTTACGTAGGGTTTGATCAGGGCGGTTTGTTGACGGAAGCGATTAACAAGAGTCCGCATGCGGTACTGTTACTCGACGAAATCGAAAAGGCGCATCCGGATGTCTTTAATCTGCTTCTTCAGGTAATGGATCATGGAACCCTGACGGATACCAACGGGCGTAAGACGGATTTTCGTAATGTGATTATCGTGATGACAAGTAACGTGGGTGCTGAGTTGATCAGTCGTTCTTCGATTGGATTCTCTGAGCAGGATCACTCTACTGACGGTACCGAAGCAATTAAACGCACGTTTACACCAGAATTCCGCAATCGTCTCGACGGTATCATCGCCTTCAAACCGCTTATGCCGGATACCATCGCCAGCGTCGTCAGCAAGCTGCTGGTGGAACTGGAAGTTCAGTTGGAATCTCGCAATGTCACAATTGAAGTCGACGATGAAGCAAGAGTTTGGTTGGCAGAGCATGGTTACGACAAGATGATGGGCGCCCGACCAATGGCTCGCCTGATTAAGGAAAACATCAAAAAGCCACTTGCCAATGAGTTGTTGTTTGGAATTCTGGCAGATGGTGGATTGGTAAAAGTCACTGCTACTGACGAAAAGATCGAGTTGGAATACGAGCCAAGAAAGAAGGCTGCTTCGGAAAAAGCTTGA
- a CDS encoding cyclic nucleotide-binding domain-containing protein translates to MLDIFDRVLVLKNSQIFSSVRTEDLAVVARVLDEELFNTDDVIFSQGDYGEQMYLIQKGQIGISFDGSSSEQGFYCLLGPGECFGEMVLLDEQPRSGTAHALEETSVLSLNKEKLRTLIIQYPELALGMLKSLSLRLRRANKVEKQ, encoded by the coding sequence ATGCTTGATATTTTTGACCGGGTATTAGTACTCAAAAACTCGCAAATATTTTCCAGTGTCAGAACGGAAGATCTCGCCGTGGTCGCCCGAGTATTGGATGAAGAGCTGTTCAACACGGATGATGTAATATTTTCTCAGGGAGATTACGGTGAACAGATGTACCTCATTCAAAAAGGCCAAATAGGTATCTCTTTCGATGGCAGCAGTAGTGAGCAGGGCTTTTATTGTTTACTTGGACCGGGAGAATGTTTTGGCGAAATGGTATTGCTGGACGAACAACCCCGTTCCGGCACTGCTCACGCACTGGAGGAGACTTCCGTACTCTCCTTAAACAAGGAAAAACTACGCACGCTGATCATTCAATACCCGGAATTGGCGCTTGGAATGTTAAAGAGTCTGAGTCTGCGCCTGCGTCGCGCAAATAAAGTGGAAAAACAATAA
- a CDS encoding MFS transporter, whose translation MQSGTNKLYEGLLIRPNERRAVQYFAFVFFLVGCGLSLGRGSVDVLFLKRYGIEFLPILFSINGLVLILVFLIYTAVVDQISSNKLLTRFLYLTSTTLLVCWLVMARHVTDTIYPVYYVVYEIVSEVLLLHLSMYVTQNFSTQQVKRLLPLVFAGSQAGFIVGGVLLALLSPVLDIHHTLLIWFGCFVLAASLVNRYHQKNGASPYFRPGRKSQNLLGEAVSHLREGIAYATRSALLTTMGFAFFFMVISFYVLTYTGNKIFTEAFALESELAAFLGLLLAVNAALALVLQLVASNRVMRRFGVQKVNLIFPFALCISYLGLLGWFVLPMAAFAYFARDVIMPVFRNPVQSIFYTAFPRQVQGRIRAVSVGLILPFALIASGLVLYGLQSLQWDIGLVIAGLVFSLGFLISNYKMNRAYAPTLIANLRQKVYVPDRSIFTASDKHSETLEMLKKGVMLDDEEIRFAACKTLVRVLGRESLSLVLPVVRSFSPPYQDRLMVLLFDYIDTNHQRLLEELHLQGDVHLQATIVRHQFRRYGASMLDEINAAMNSTNPRMVATGVYGALINDLHSLRDQAKHAWFELLYADNPGEILSGLELVIRLNGVEHLERLFELTLHPDRRVQRQAARAISQMPLENDKKIAAIVKRLLSSDDARARQIAARIATQLDWEQRYQLLLGKLCDPHPDVRRESAVSLFHRGFSAASLVAWLKSTPLPPRALESIVDVIMQKEPKTDEYKQLYRWAVSKTKAYAEMHEAIIQQLKTHDDYRSLLPVLLNERCEDMLLLSLRIAGFVEDVNLVESVIAGINSKSRDVIESAMETLLEFRDKPSANSLIDSVGRIYDISEKIHSRDTWTLDKMKQQCSPLSDPWMWGCLNSFNPGQDSGERYA comes from the coding sequence ATGCAATCCGGGACAAACAAGTTATATGAGGGACTACTGATACGCCCAAACGAGCGGCGTGCGGTGCAGTATTTTGCCTTCGTATTTTTTCTTGTTGGTTGTGGCCTTTCTTTGGGCAGAGGCTCGGTCGATGTCTTATTTCTCAAACGTTACGGAATAGAATTTCTCCCCATTCTATTCTCTATCAACGGACTGGTGCTGATACTGGTGTTCCTAATTTACACCGCCGTCGTAGATCAGATTTCCTCGAATAAACTATTGACCCGTTTTCTCTATCTGACCAGCACAACGCTATTGGTTTGCTGGCTAGTGATGGCAAGACACGTGACCGATACGATTTACCCGGTCTATTACGTCGTCTATGAAATCGTTTCAGAAGTCCTCCTGCTCCACCTCTCGATGTACGTGACACAGAACTTTTCCACGCAACAAGTCAAACGCCTATTGCCTCTTGTGTTTGCCGGATCACAAGCGGGTTTTATAGTGGGTGGAGTGTTGCTAGCACTTCTCAGCCCTGTACTGGATATTCATCATACCTTGCTCATTTGGTTTGGCTGTTTCGTACTGGCAGCCTCACTGGTTAACCGTTATCACCAAAAGAACGGTGCCTCACCCTACTTCCGTCCGGGTCGAAAAAGCCAAAACTTATTGGGCGAAGCAGTTTCTCATTTGCGTGAAGGAATAGCTTACGCAACAAGGTCAGCTTTGTTGACCACCATGGGCTTCGCGTTTTTCTTTATGGTTATTTCTTTTTACGTCCTTACCTATACCGGAAACAAAATATTCACTGAAGCCTTCGCATTGGAATCTGAGCTTGCTGCGTTTCTTGGCCTGTTGCTAGCGGTAAATGCTGCGCTGGCGCTGGTCTTACAATTAGTTGCCAGCAATCGCGTGATGCGTCGCTTCGGCGTACAAAAGGTCAACCTGATTTTTCCATTTGCGCTGTGCATCAGCTATCTCGGTCTGCTGGGTTGGTTTGTATTGCCTATGGCAGCATTTGCCTATTTTGCTCGTGACGTCATCATGCCGGTGTTTCGCAATCCGGTGCAGAGTATTTTCTATACGGCCTTTCCAAGGCAAGTTCAGGGACGCATAAGAGCAGTTTCGGTAGGGTTAATTCTACCCTTCGCCCTAATCGCCTCCGGGCTGGTTTTATATGGCCTGCAGTCTCTGCAATGGGACATCGGGCTTGTTATCGCTGGTCTCGTGTTTTCACTTGGTTTTCTAATTAGTAATTACAAAATGAACCGGGCCTATGCGCCAACGCTAATTGCTAATCTTAGACAGAAAGTCTACGTCCCCGACCGCAGCATCTTCACTGCCAGTGACAAACACTCAGAAACCCTGGAAATGCTTAAAAAAGGGGTCATGCTGGACGACGAAGAGATCCGTTTTGCAGCCTGTAAGACTCTCGTGCGGGTGTTAGGTAGAGAATCATTATCGCTGGTCTTGCCCGTAGTACGCAGCTTTTCTCCGCCGTATCAAGACAGGTTAATGGTGCTTCTTTTCGACTACATCGACACCAACCACCAACGATTACTGGAAGAGCTACATTTACAGGGCGATGTCCATTTACAGGCTACCATCGTTCGCCACCAGTTCAGACGCTATGGCGCTTCGATGCTCGATGAGATCAACGCTGCCATGAATAGTACAAATCCACGCATGGTCGCAACCGGAGTTTATGGTGCATTGATAAACGATTTACATAGTCTCCGAGACCAGGCGAAACATGCGTGGTTTGAATTGTTATATGCGGACAATCCTGGTGAGATCCTTTCTGGGCTGGAACTCGTGATAAGACTAAACGGCGTAGAACACCTTGAACGACTCTTTGAGTTGACGTTACACCCAGATCGACGCGTACAACGACAGGCTGCACGGGCGATCAGTCAAATGCCCTTGGAAAACGATAAAAAGATCGCTGCAATTGTAAAGAGGCTACTCTCTAGCGATGATGCACGTGCCAGACAAATTGCGGCGCGCATTGCCACACAGCTCGATTGGGAGCAGCGATATCAGTTGTTACTCGGCAAGCTTTGTGACCCACATCCCGATGTGCGTCGCGAAAGTGCGGTAAGCCTTTTTCATAGAGGCTTTAGTGCGGCATCATTGGTTGCGTGGCTTAAATCGACGCCGCTTCCGCCACGCGCCTTAGAAAGTATTGTTGACGTGATTATGCAAAAAGAACCAAAAACCGATGAATACAAACAACTCTACCGATGGGCGGTCTCCAAGACCAAAGCCTATGCCGAGATGCATGAAGCTATCATACAGCAGTTGAAGACACATGATGATTATCGCAGTCTCTTACCTGTGCTATTGAATGAACGGTGTGAAGACATGTTACTACTTTCTTTACGCATAGCGGGATTCGTTGAAGACGTGAATCTAGTGGAATCAGTCATTGCAGGCATTAATTCAAAAAGCCGAGATGTTATTGAGAGTGCGATGGAAACCTTATTGGAATTTCGAGACAAACCGTCTGCCAATTCACTGATAGACTCCGTCGGCAGAATCTACGACATCAGTGAGAAAATACACAGCCGGGATACATGGACTTTGGATAAAATGAAACAACAATGCAGTCCCTTATCCGATCCTTGGATGTGGGGATGTCTAAACAGCTTCAATCCAGGTCAAGATAGTGGAGAACGCTATGCTTGA
- the cysG gene encoding siroheme synthase CysG, translated as MEFFPAFFNIRGRPCLVVGGGEVASRKVKLLCDAGASVKIISPEICNDLQARINSGEVSLIARDYQEGDCCDVDIVIAATDDMTVNRKVSEEAKAANIPVNVVDAPELCSFIVPSIIDRSPVMLAVSSGGSSPVLARLLRARLETLIPASYGRLAILLKSYREKVKERFNTGNQRRQFWEKILQGPLTELMFSGQENSARKLLEEAIEKGEGAIGADGEVYLIGAGPGDPDLLTFRALRLLQQADVIVYDRLVSKPILELARKDADRIYVGKRKADHALPQDEINLLLVRLAKEGKRVVRLKGGDPFIFGRGGEEIDTLMDHGIRFQVVPGITAAAGCAAYAGIPLTHRDYAQSVVFATGHLKDNTIDLDWNALVQKQQTIVFYMGLTGLTVICEQLTQHGMPDSTPIALVERGTRHDQKVHIGTLATMPELAAGKDIRPPTLIIVGHVVNLHEKLSWFDPAEVSFADDL; from the coding sequence ATGGAATTTTTCCCCGCTTTTTTCAATATTAGAGGTCGTCCCTGCCTGGTGGTAGGCGGCGGCGAGGTGGCTTCGCGTAAAGTAAAACTGCTGTGTGATGCTGGTGCAAGCGTCAAGATAATTTCTCCTGAGATTTGCAATGACTTACAGGCCAGAATCAATTCGGGAGAAGTCAGTCTTATTGCTCGGGACTACCAGGAAGGTGATTGTTGCGATGTGGACATTGTTATCGCCGCCACCGACGACATGACCGTTAACCGCAAGGTCTCAGAGGAAGCTAAGGCGGCCAATATTCCGGTCAATGTCGTCGATGCCCCTGAACTCTGTAGTTTTATTGTGCCTTCGATTATTGACCGATCGCCCGTTATGTTGGCGGTATCCTCTGGCGGGAGTTCTCCGGTTTTGGCAAGGTTATTAAGGGCCAGGCTTGAAACACTGATACCGGCTTCCTATGGGCGTTTGGCGATCTTGTTGAAATCCTATCGAGAAAAGGTCAAAGAACGTTTCAATACCGGAAATCAACGTCGCCAGTTCTGGGAAAAGATTCTACAGGGCCCACTAACCGAATTAATGTTTTCTGGCCAGGAAAACAGTGCCCGTAAATTGCTGGAAGAGGCGATTGAAAAAGGTGAGGGTGCCATTGGTGCCGATGGAGAAGTCTACCTGATAGGTGCCGGACCTGGTGATCCTGACCTGCTAACCTTTCGCGCTTTACGCCTGTTACAACAGGCCGACGTTATTGTGTATGACAGACTGGTTTCAAAACCGATACTCGAACTGGCGCGCAAAGATGCCGATCGCATTTACGTAGGTAAACGCAAAGCCGATCATGCCTTGCCACAAGATGAGATCAATCTGTTACTGGTCAGACTGGCGAAAGAGGGTAAACGCGTTGTTCGCCTGAAAGGTGGCGATCCGTTTATCTTCGGACGCGGTGGTGAGGAAATCGACACCTTAATGGACCACGGCATACGCTTTCAGGTTGTTCCTGGCATTACCGCTGCTGCTGGTTGTGCTGCCTATGCCGGTATTCCGCTTACCCATCGTGACTATGCGCAGTCGGTTGTGTTTGCAACAGGGCATTTGAAAGACAACACAATTGATCTGGACTGGAATGCGCTAGTTCAAAAACAGCAGACAATAGTTTTCTATATGGGGTTAACCGGGTTGACGGTTATTTGTGAACAGCTTACTCAGCACGGTATGCCTGACTCGACACCGATTGCCCTGGTGGAACGCGGCACGCGCCACGATCAGAAAGTCCATATTGGCACGCTGGCCACCATGCCCGAACTCGCGGCGGGCAAGGATATCAGGCCACCTACCTTGATTATTGTTGGTCATGTGGTCAACCTTCATGAGAAGCTTTCCTGGTTTGATCCAGCAGAAGTCAGCTTTGCTGACGATCTCTAG
- a CDS encoding PQQ-binding-like beta-propeller repeat protein, which translates to MKNTFASLILTSLISVLLLACGKATTVDVSDTTSPGTSSTVGGGSGGNSSSGSSGFSGSGSVRRLTTSPAVITFPYNNAIVATNVLRVSGISEKSSQITAIKVNASEAQSDNSFQNWVAEVPLTLGENTLKVEITNANGTKGITSETVTVINKGVLLKNVLDISYLPGSSRALVADSSLRGMYSIDPTTGFGEKIYSYSNNESIYVGRIGAMVREEATGRIIFVDTNEGDLKSIDLGTGDGEIVSSESQAGPNISNYAKRIAYDPESQKAYIADDNGNGIAEVNVRTGERRILSSPSVGAGTHFGSIYDMVVDSSNTRLLVAGYYSGHIIAVDLTSGDRTVLSSGSVGTGPTISPRALAHDADSNRLFVLSGSGSSATIVEVLLSATETTVIGDRVELTGGFSNPADMVMSGDASSLLVSDSNKLVGVAISDGEKTILSSSADGIGTGSNWSSGYGMTASSDGSKVWFGNWYRSVIEVDLETGNRTSKTPPTSTYISDLVYDDVNDRLLTIDWINDELRSYFLADNTSKIIANNQVGRLVLYSVKELAILGEDIIYLDAANNAVAAINRSTGERRFVSNAAYGTGGAFSAPSGLTVNGEVIYVYDSSSQRLVAVDIETGNRTTVSEFDEIGSGESFGANSSLLENDSINGRVFLMEPNENRILAIDISNGNRSVISSDSRGTGDSLLNMTQIHFDQATNQIIAILSYGSKIVSINPVNGNRTTVYATVLGTGPAFSADELELDKVHNRLVGLDKSQAVMFQVSLSAGERTILSGNGVGDGPEFDDLNDFVVDVDANMAYVTDEDYEAIFKVDLDTGNRSIFSGYDYDTGEYVGEGSSFDRPQDIVLDKTHNRLLVSDSGDDVIFAIDLTNGNRTYVYGYIDDEDSVPNDYYWLSNPTALALDEEKGLLYVLDDSEKVLEIDLNAETPNAEIVSGYYYDEITDQDYTIGWGVNFDDIQDLRFDKSTRMLYTVDNDLNAVMSVEPSTGDRDGVVYARRNSIPAFNRPYSMAIDAEDGIVYIGDEYGVHIADRYSGESTSFSVGYPAHFD; encoded by the coding sequence GTGAAGAATACTTTCGCATCATTAATTTTAACCAGTCTAATTTCCGTGCTGCTATTAGCTTGTGGTAAAGCCACAACAGTTGATGTATCGGATACGACAAGTCCTGGAACAAGCTCAACCGTCGGTGGTGGCAGTGGCGGGAATAGTAGTAGTGGTAGTAGTGGCTTTTCCGGATCTGGATCAGTCAGACGCTTAACTACTTCTCCGGCGGTCATAACCTTCCCCTACAATAATGCCATAGTCGCCACCAATGTCTTACGCGTCTCAGGCATAAGTGAGAAAAGTAGCCAGATTACTGCCATTAAGGTCAATGCGTCTGAAGCACAAAGCGACAACAGTTTCCAAAACTGGGTGGCAGAAGTACCGCTGACCCTCGGAGAAAACACCCTAAAGGTGGAAATAACCAACGCAAATGGTACCAAAGGTATTACGAGCGAAACAGTTACGGTTATAAATAAAGGCGTTTTACTCAAAAACGTATTGGATATTTCGTACTTACCAGGTAGTTCCCGAGCGCTGGTGGCGGATTCTTCACTGCGTGGCATGTACTCTATCGATCCAACAACCGGTTTTGGGGAAAAGATTTATTCCTATAGCAACAACGAAAGTATTTATGTGGGTCGCATAGGTGCAATGGTGCGTGAGGAAGCCACAGGCCGAATAATATTTGTTGATACTAACGAAGGCGACTTAAAAAGCATCGACCTGGGAACCGGCGATGGCGAAATTGTGTCATCTGAATCTCAGGCCGGACCGAATATCAGCAATTATGCAAAACGTATCGCTTACGACCCAGAATCTCAAAAGGCATATATAGCCGATGACAACGGAAATGGCATTGCGGAAGTTAATGTTCGCACAGGGGAACGTAGAATTTTGTCCTCCCCGTCTGTTGGTGCAGGAACACATTTTGGTTCGATCTATGACATGGTTGTCGATTCTTCAAATACTCGATTGCTGGTTGCCGGCTATTACTCAGGACATATCATCGCAGTCGACCTAACGAGTGGAGATCGGACTGTTCTCTCTAGTGGCTCAGTAGGAACTGGTCCAACAATTTCGCCACGTGCACTCGCTCATGACGCCGACAGCAATAGACTGTTCGTTCTGAGTGGAAGTGGATCGAGTGCAACAATTGTAGAGGTTCTGTTATCTGCTACAGAAACTACTGTGATCGGGGACCGTGTTGAGCTGACCGGTGGTTTTAGTAACCCAGCTGATATGGTGATGTCTGGGGATGCGAGTTCGCTTTTAGTGTCTGATTCAAATAAATTGGTAGGCGTTGCAATAAGCGATGGCGAAAAAACAATACTCTCGAGTTCAGCAGATGGTATTGGCACAGGAAGTAATTGGTCAAGCGGATATGGTATGACAGCCAGTTCGGATGGAAGTAAAGTCTGGTTCGGTAACTGGTATCGCAGCGTCATAGAGGTCGATCTGGAAACTGGCAATCGTACAAGTAAAACGCCGCCAACGAGTACATATATTTCTGATCTGGTATATGACGATGTGAATGACCGATTATTGACAATAGATTGGATAAACGATGAATTAAGATCGTATTTTCTTGCAGATAACACTTCCAAGATTATTGCAAACAATCAGGTTGGCCGATTGGTTCTTTACTCAGTTAAGGAACTGGCTATACTCGGAGAAGATATCATCTATCTTGATGCCGCGAATAACGCAGTCGCCGCCATTAATCGTTCCACCGGTGAACGACGCTTTGTATCGAATGCAGCATACGGAACTGGCGGTGCGTTTTCTGCGCCCTCAGGACTAACAGTCAACGGTGAAGTTATCTACGTCTATGACTCATCATCACAGCGACTGGTAGCTGTTGATATCGAAACGGGAAACCGTACAACGGTTTCGGAGTTTGATGAAATTGGTAGTGGTGAATCATTCGGCGCGAATTCAAGCTTGCTCGAGAATGATTCCATCAATGGCCGCGTCTTTTTAATGGAACCGAATGAAAATCGCATTCTGGCAATTGATATTAGTAACGGAAATCGCAGTGTGATCAGTAGTGACAGCCGAGGGACTGGCGATTCACTTTTAAACATGACGCAAATTCATTTTGACCAAGCGACAAATCAAATAATCGCCATTCTGTCGTATGGAAGCAAAATAGTTAGTATCAATCCCGTAAACGGTAATCGAACGACTGTTTACGCCACCGTTCTTGGTACCGGTCCGGCGTTCAGTGCCGACGAATTGGAACTGGACAAGGTACACAATAGGCTGGTTGGTCTGGATAAAAGTCAAGCCGTAATGTTCCAGGTTAGCCTTTCAGCTGGCGAAAGAACAATACTATCCGGTAACGGTGTCGGTGATGGTCCTGAGTTTGATGACCTCAATGATTTTGTCGTCGATGTAGACGCCAATATGGCGTATGTAACGGATGAGGACTATGAGGCAATCTTCAAGGTCGATCTGGATACCGGCAATCGTTCCATATTTTCGGGATATGATTACGATACTGGGGAATATGTCGGGGAAGGATCGAGTTTTGACCGACCGCAGGATATCGTGTTGGATAAAACGCACAATCGTCTTTTAGTTTCTGATTCAGGCGACGATGTCATTTTTGCAATCGATCTCACAAATGGAAATCGCACCTACGTATATGGATATATAGATGATGAAGATAGCGTTCCAAACGATTATTACTGGTTGTCCAATCCTACTGCACTCGCTCTTGATGAAGAAAAGGGCTTGCTGTACGTGCTGGACGATTCTGAGAAAGTCCTGGAAATAGATCTCAATGCTGAGACGCCAAACGCGGAGATTGTTTCCGGTTACTATTATGACGAGATTACCGATCAGGACTATACAATCGGCTGGGGCGTGAATTTCGATGACATTCAAGATTTGCGCTTCGATAAATCCACTCGAATGTTATACACAGTAGACAATGATTTAAACGCCGTGATGTCGGTTGAACCTTCGACAGGAGATAGAGACGGTGTTGTGTATGCTCGACGTAACAGTATCCCAGCATTCAACCGCCCTTACTCGATGGCGATTGATGCTGAAGACGGAATTGTCTACATAGGAGACGAGTACGGCGTTCATATCGCCGATCGTTATTCAGGGGAAAGCACGTCGTTCTCTGTAGGATACCCGGCACATTTCGATTAG